The following are encoded in a window of Bacillus sp. SORGH_AS_0510 genomic DNA:
- a CDS encoding ASCH domain-containing protein, whose protein sequence is MTQNDNQTLPPKTCSVDRLVTMEEDVKKVIAGEKTATRRNGRYADPGEIMTLEGHKFVVDKVYSQSLGELTDDDARREGFNNVEEYKQSILSIHPGMPWLPQMRVWVHEFSPVQD, encoded by the coding sequence ATGACACAGAATGATAATCAAACATTACCGCCAAAGACTTGTTCCGTTGACCGCTTAGTGACAATGGAGGAAGATGTGAAAAAGGTTATAGCTGGTGAAAAGACAGCGACACGCCGAAATGGAAGATACGCGGATCCAGGTGAAATTATGACCCTTGAAGGCCACAAATTTGTAGTTGATAAGGTGTACTCACAGAGCTTAGGCGAATTAACAGACGATGATGCTCGCCGCGAGGGCTTCAACAATGTAGAAGAATACAAACAAAGCATCCTAAGCATTCACCCAGGAATGCCATGGCTGCCACAAATGCGCGTCTGGGTTCACGAATTCAGCCCAGTTCAAGATTAA
- a CDS encoding ABC transporter ATP-binding protein, with amino-acid sequence MKFLSKYVKKYWKTFCLAVLFLTFEAISDLMQPTIMAKIIDEGVANRDLHYVLKMGGLMLLITALGAVSASSRSVLASTVSQSFGTELRSDLFKKIQTLAFRNLDKFDRASLITRLTNDVTQVQVFVNGLMRIFVKAPLLAIGGLIMATRLNLHLSVVLAVVVPIVALLIILNLRLGFPLFSKVQQALDKVNSVMREYLSGVRVVKAFNRFDVEIGKFAKANDHFKDQSIAASRLMATFSPAIMLTVNLGIVVVLWIGGLGVDSGSIQVGHIIAFTNYMTQILFSLMMISMVFNMFVRAKASAGRIDEVFLLDESFIWDQEASQRTIEKGRIDFEDVTFTYEGTTGEPILKGINLTILPGETVGIIGSTGSGKSTLVNLIPRFYDVTSGTIKVDGLDIKRVSPKALREKIAIVPQKNILFSGSVADNLRWGKEDATEEEMETAATMAGAHDFIAASPEGYQTRIGQGGVNFSGGQKQRISIARALIKQPEILILDDSTSAVDVATEAKIKAALKKYAQGLTCLLIAQRITSIMDADKIVVLDHGELVGVGTHQELIETCSVYQEIYQSQIGKEGL; translated from the coding sequence ATGAAGTTTCTGTCAAAATACGTAAAGAAATACTGGAAGACCTTTTGCTTAGCGGTTTTATTTCTCACCTTTGAGGCGATCAGCGACCTGATGCAGCCGACGATTATGGCAAAAATTATTGATGAAGGGGTAGCGAATCGCGACCTTCACTATGTGTTAAAAATGGGCGGATTGATGCTGCTGATCACGGCACTGGGTGCAGTCAGTGCATCATCAAGAAGTGTACTAGCGAGCACCGTTTCGCAAAGCTTTGGAACGGAACTGCGCTCCGACCTGTTTAAGAAAATTCAAACCCTTGCGTTTAGAAATCTCGATAAGTTTGACCGCGCGTCCTTAATTACCCGTCTAACAAACGATGTGACGCAAGTGCAGGTATTTGTGAATGGTTTAATGCGAATATTTGTTAAAGCCCCGCTCTTGGCGATTGGCGGCTTGATTATGGCAACGAGGCTGAACCTGCATTTATCAGTGGTACTAGCAGTAGTTGTCCCGATTGTGGCACTGTTAATTATTCTGAACTTGCGATTGGGATTCCCGCTTTTTTCAAAGGTTCAACAAGCCTTGGATAAGGTGAATTCGGTTATGAGGGAGTACTTATCCGGTGTGCGCGTGGTAAAGGCGTTTAACCGTTTTGATGTGGAAATTGGCAAATTTGCTAAGGCGAATGACCATTTTAAAGACCAATCCATCGCCGCAAGCCGTCTCATGGCGACCTTTAGCCCGGCTATTATGCTGACTGTCAATTTGGGGATTGTGGTTGTCCTTTGGATTGGTGGATTAGGTGTTGATTCCGGTTCGATACAAGTAGGCCATATCATTGCATTCACGAACTATATGACTCAAATCTTATTTTCTTTGATGATGATTTCGATGGTTTTCAATATGTTTGTCCGGGCAAAAGCATCCGCAGGGAGAATTGATGAAGTCTTTTTACTAGACGAATCCTTTATATGGGATCAGGAAGCGAGTCAACGGACAATAGAAAAAGGAAGAATCGACTTTGAAGATGTGACTTTTACCTACGAAGGGACTACGGGTGAGCCGATTCTAAAAGGAATTAACTTAACGATTCTCCCTGGTGAGACGGTTGGTATCATAGGTTCAACCGGTTCAGGGAAAAGTACCTTGGTCAACCTGATTCCCCGCTTTTACGATGTGACTAGCGGGACCATTAAAGTTGATGGGCTAGATATAAAGCGAGTGAGTCCTAAAGCATTAAGAGAAAAAATTGCGATAGTGCCTCAGAAAAATATCTTGTTTTCCGGCAGTGTCGCTGACAACCTCCGTTGGGGTAAAGAGGATGCTACCGAAGAAGAGATGGAAACCGCAGCAACAATGGCAGGAGCACATGACTTTATTGCGGCTTCTCCTGAAGGCTATCAAACACGAATTGGGCAGGGCGGGGTTAATTTTTCCGGCGGTCAGAAACAGCGAATTTCAATCGCCAGAGCTTTAATTAAGCAGCCTGAGATCTTAATTCTGGATGATAGTACAAGTGCAGTGGATGTGGCAACGGAGGCAAAAATTAAAGCCGCCTTGAAAAAATATGCCCAAGGGCTGACATGCTTGCTCATTGCTCAGCGAATTACTTCCATTATGGATGCAGACAAGATTGTTGTTCTCGATCATGGTGAGCTTGTTGGTGTCGGGACGCATCAGGAACTAATCGAAACGTGCAGCGTGTATCAAGAAATCTACCAGTCACAAATCGGCAAGGAGGGGTTGTAG
- a CDS encoding MFS transporter, whose translation MKIQKEISERKLLGIAGLGWMFDAMDVGMLSFIIAALKVEWDLTPEQMGWIGSINSIGMAVGALIFGLMADRIGRKNVFIITLLLFSVGSGASALASTLAVFLVFRFLIGAGLGGELPVASTLVSESVSADKRGRIVVLLESFWAGGWLISAIISYFVIPKYGWQVALLISALPAIYALYLRIGLPDSPRFEAVKSKEKPSVWQGLAKLWSKEHIRQTTMLWIVWFCVVFSYYGMFLWLPSVMVMKGFSLIKSFEYVLIMTLAQLPGYFTAAWFIEKFGRKFVLVVYLLGTAVSAYFFGTAESTALLMTSGILLSFFNLGAWGGLYAYSPEQYPTIIRGTGTGMAASFGRIGGVLGPLLVGNLVAQKVAISSIFTIFCISILIGALAVFVLGKETKRKELV comes from the coding sequence ATGAAAATACAAAAAGAAATTTCAGAGAGAAAGTTACTTGGCATTGCCGGGCTGGGCTGGATGTTTGATGCCATGGATGTGGGGATGCTTTCCTTTATTATTGCTGCTCTAAAAGTGGAATGGGACCTCACTCCAGAACAGATGGGCTGGATCGGCAGTATCAATTCAATCGGGATGGCTGTCGGTGCACTCATATTTGGTCTAATGGCGGATCGGATCGGCCGAAAAAATGTTTTTATTATTACCTTATTGTTATTTTCAGTAGGCAGTGGGGCTTCCGCGCTTGCCTCCACGTTAGCCGTCTTTTTAGTGTTTCGTTTCTTAATTGGTGCAGGTTTAGGTGGAGAGCTTCCAGTTGCCTCTACACTCGTATCTGAAAGTGTATCAGCAGATAAGCGTGGAAGAATCGTTGTGCTGTTAGAGAGCTTTTGGGCAGGTGGCTGGTTAATTTCTGCCATTATTTCGTATTTTGTCATTCCCAAGTATGGCTGGCAAGTCGCTCTATTAATTAGTGCCCTTCCTGCAATCTATGCGCTTTATTTACGAATCGGTCTCCCCGACTCTCCTCGTTTTGAAGCAGTGAAGAGTAAGGAGAAGCCATCTGTATGGCAAGGCCTGGCAAAGCTTTGGTCGAAAGAACATATCCGCCAAACGACGATGCTTTGGATTGTTTGGTTCTGTGTCGTCTTCTCATATTACGGAATGTTCTTATGGCTTCCAAGTGTAATGGTGATGAAAGGATTCAGCTTAATTAAAAGCTTTGAATATGTTCTGATTATGACGCTAGCTCAGTTACCAGGTTATTTTACAGCGGCATGGTTTATTGAAAAGTTCGGCCGGAAGTTTGTGTTAGTGGTTTATTTACTAGGTACGGCTGTGAGTGCCTACTTCTTTGGTACAGCTGAGTCAACGGCTCTCTTAATGACTTCAGGTATTCTCTTATCTTTCTTTAACCTCGGAGCATGGGGAGGCCTATATGCGTACTCTCCAGAACAATATCCTACCATCATTCGCGGTACGGGAACTGGTATGGCAGCATCATTTGGGCGAATTGGCGGTGTGCTAGGGCCCTTATTAGTAGGTAACCTTGTTGCACAAAAGGTAGCTATTTCATCCATATTTACAATCTTTTGTATCTCTATTCTTATTGGTGCATTAGCTGTTTTCGTTTTGGGAAAGGAAACCAAAAGAAAAGAATTAGTATAA
- a CDS encoding metallophosphoesterase has protein sequence MKRRSIHLLSALLTTILISLWLPGISVKANETPNLQMAVMSDVHIVFNNPNNRFKQALTDLMGIVPDYDAIAIVGDMTNSGRDPDYQLFNKILQTYKNPTAEQLLSMGNHEYFETDLDKNSPVTDEMLQARFINYTNESLPNIYYDKWIKGYHFISLAGELSPRSLLAYSPYPQARDWAYISDQQYEWLEQTLAINSSSNKPIFVFLHQPITNTVYGSINWGAGFDRERLLAILKKYPQAILFSGHSHFLLNHPKSIYQDGFTMVNTSSVDYTWYEGGSVSNHSQGYIVNVFDDHVELKAREFSNGTWIRTVSIPIPYREAPKDTTNPSFTGNSGLTVSDLGSTSCTLTWNQAEDNTVVDRYVIKEADQVIQTIYSPFWEPEEKVSVKLNDIAPNSTHLYEVYAMDAYENLSTTPIKITVTTKRPSGWYQNDHIWYYYTTEGIKQIGWLSDKNHWYYFDSTGAMKTGWVFINGRWYDFDADGVMKTGWVTEDNVWYYLESSGAMKTGWLFTANKWYFLGTTGAMKTGWLFNKNYWYYFEGSGAMKTGWLALGNQWYYLKTDGTMATNWNSIAGKWYYFMSNGVWKP, from the coding sequence ATGAAAAGAAGATCCATACATCTATTAAGTGCACTTTTGACTACAATTCTAATCTCTCTATGGCTACCTGGAATTTCTGTAAAAGCTAATGAGACACCCAACCTTCAAATGGCCGTTATGAGTGATGTACATATTGTTTTCAATAACCCAAACAACCGTTTTAAGCAGGCATTAACTGACCTGATGGGCATTGTTCCTGATTATGATGCCATCGCTATTGTGGGAGACATGACGAACAGTGGACGAGATCCTGACTATCAACTCTTTAACAAAATCCTTCAAACCTATAAAAATCCAACTGCTGAGCAGCTGCTCTCCATGGGGAATCATGAATATTTCGAAACTGATCTAGATAAAAACTCTCCAGTAACGGACGAAATGCTGCAAGCCAGATTCATCAATTATACGAATGAGTCCCTGCCTAATATATATTATGATAAGTGGATTAAAGGCTATCATTTCATCTCCTTAGCTGGGGAACTTTCTCCTAGATCGTTGCTCGCCTATAGTCCATATCCGCAAGCTAGGGATTGGGCCTATATTTCAGATCAACAGTACGAGTGGTTAGAACAAACACTGGCAATTAATTCGTCTAGCAACAAGCCAATTTTTGTTTTTTTACACCAGCCCATTACCAATACCGTGTATGGCAGTATTAATTGGGGAGCAGGATTTGATAGAGAAAGATTGTTAGCTATCTTAAAAAAATATCCACAAGCCATTCTATTTTCTGGTCATTCTCATTTTCTATTAAATCATCCAAAAAGTATTTATCAAGATGGCTTTACGATGGTTAATACCAGTTCGGTGGATTACACCTGGTATGAGGGCGGCTCCGTATCTAACCATTCTCAAGGATACATAGTCAATGTATTTGATGACCACGTGGAACTGAAAGCTCGTGAATTTAGTAATGGTACATGGATTCGGACCGTTTCAATCCCTATCCCGTATCGAGAAGCACCTAAAGATACCACCAACCCAAGCTTTACAGGAAATTCAGGGTTAACTGTATCAGACTTAGGCTCGACAAGTTGTACTCTTACATGGAATCAAGCGGAGGATAATACTGTTGTGGACCGCTATGTTATAAAAGAAGCGGATCAAGTGATTCAGACGATTTATTCGCCCTTTTGGGAACCTGAGGAAAAAGTGTCTGTTAAACTAAACGACATAGCTCCAAATTCAACTCACCTGTACGAAGTGTATGCCATGGATGCCTATGAGAACCTAAGCACGACCCCCATTAAAATTACTGTTACCACCAAGCGCCCATCAGGTTGGTACCAAAACGATCATATTTGGTATTACTATACAACTGAAGGAATTAAACAGATTGGATGGCTATCAGACAAGAATCACTGGTATTACTTTGATTCAACTGGTGCCATGAAAACAGGTTGGGTTTTCATTAACGGCCGATGGTATGACTTTGACGCAGATGGTGTTATGAAAACAGGTTGGGTAACAGAGGACAACGTGTGGTATTATTTAGAATCAAGTGGAGCCATGAAAACCGGGTGGCTCTTCACAGCCAACAAATGGTACTTCCTTGGTACAACTGGTGCCATGAAAACCGGGTGGCTCTTCAATAAAAATTACTGGTACTACTTCGAAGGTAGCGGAGCTATGAAAACCGGATGGCTTGCCCTTGGAAATCAGTGGTATTATCTTAAAACAGATGGCACCATGGCGACCAACTGGAATTCAATCGCAGGAAAATGGTATTACTTTATGTCAAATGGCGTTTGGAAACCATAA
- a CDS encoding ABC transporter ATP-binding protein translates to MSQGNIPARNTAPTPPPIRPAGVGGGHHRGGPVVKPKNFKATLKRLWQYFGNERKMLALIFVFILMDSVLMLLAPYLIGKAVDAMTIKAGGVDFSLLEVLIIVLTCAYVGDAILTFSQGWLMAGVAQRVVKRLRAALFQKLQKLPVSFFDSRTHGELMSRLSNDVDNVSNTISQSTTQLMSGLMVIIGSLIMMLILSPLLTVASLLTVPLVFLLTRTIAKRTSVLFKNQQIQLGKLNGHIEETISGIEVVKAFNHEEKVIEEFDDVNEKLRAVGFLKAQIWSGFLMPIMNVINNLGFAIVAVIGGILAVKSLITIGAIASFITYSRQFVRPLNDLANIFNVLQSGVAGAERVFEVMDEQEETEDLPMAVPLEHPKGHVVFENVSFGYRPDVLILKNVSFEAQIGSSTALVGPTGAGKTTIVNLLTRFYDVTSGRILLDGRDIREYTRDSLRKCFGFVLQDTYLFSGTIKENIKYGKPDATDEEVEQAAKMANADAFIKRLPNQYETVLSENGGNLSQGQRQLLAIARVILAKPSLLILDEATSSIDTRTELHIQAAMLSLMENRTSFIIAHRLNTIRDADTIMVIDHGEIIEKGSHDELLQAQGRYHQMFDNQFKNIEGALD, encoded by the coding sequence ATGTCACAAGGAAATATACCAGCTAGAAACACCGCCCCTACCCCGCCGCCGATTAGACCAGCTGGTGTAGGCGGAGGCCACCACCGAGGGGGCCCTGTGGTAAAGCCGAAGAATTTCAAAGCGACCTTGAAGCGTCTTTGGCAGTACTTTGGAAATGAACGGAAAATGCTTGCCCTAATCTTTGTTTTTATCTTAATGGATTCGGTTTTAATGCTCCTTGCCCCCTATCTGATTGGGAAAGCAGTGGATGCGATGACCATAAAGGCAGGAGGAGTCGATTTTAGCCTGCTTGAAGTACTGATTATCGTGCTTACGTGTGCGTATGTCGGCGATGCCATCCTCACCTTTTCTCAAGGATGGCTGATGGCTGGGGTGGCTCAACGAGTAGTGAAACGATTGCGGGCCGCGCTGTTTCAAAAACTGCAAAAGCTGCCTGTCTCCTTCTTTGATTCAAGGACGCACGGCGAACTCATGAGCAGACTTTCCAATGATGTTGATAATGTGAGTAATACCATTTCCCAGTCAACAACCCAGCTCATGTCGGGTCTAATGGTCATTATTGGCTCGTTGATTATGATGTTAATTTTGAGTCCGTTGTTAACAGTAGCGAGTTTGCTAACGGTACCACTTGTGTTCTTGCTTACAAGAACCATTGCCAAAAGAACCAGTGTGTTATTTAAAAACCAACAAATCCAGTTGGGGAAGTTAAATGGTCATATCGAAGAGACGATTTCCGGTATTGAAGTCGTCAAAGCTTTTAATCATGAGGAAAAGGTGATTGAGGAGTTCGATGACGTCAATGAAAAGCTCCGTGCGGTGGGTTTTTTAAAAGCTCAGATTTGGTCAGGCTTCCTTATGCCTATTATGAACGTCATCAACAACCTGGGGTTTGCCATTGTTGCCGTAATAGGCGGTATCCTCGCAGTAAAAAGTTTGATTACAATTGGAGCAATTGCTAGCTTCATCACCTATTCAAGGCAATTCGTTCGACCGCTTAATGATTTGGCCAACATTTTTAATGTTTTACAATCCGGTGTGGCTGGGGCTGAGCGAGTCTTTGAAGTAATGGATGAGCAGGAGGAGACTGAAGACCTTCCGATGGCAGTTCCACTGGAACATCCTAAGGGACATGTGGTGTTTGAAAATGTCAGCTTTGGGTATCGGCCGGATGTTCTTATTTTAAAAAATGTCAGCTTTGAAGCCCAAATTGGCAGCAGCACGGCCTTGGTGGGACCAACGGGTGCAGGTAAAACAACCATTGTGAATCTGCTTACCCGGTTCTATGATGTAACGAGCGGGAGAATTCTCCTTGATGGCCGGGATATTCGTGAATACACAAGAGACAGCTTAAGGAAATGCTTTGGATTTGTGTTGCAGGATACGTATTTGTTTTCTGGAACGATTAAAGAAAATATTAAATATGGGAAACCGGATGCAACGGATGAAGAAGTGGAGCAGGCAGCCAAAATGGCGAATGCAGATGCTTTCATCAAGCGCCTTCCAAATCAGTATGAAACGGTACTGTCAGAAAATGGCGGGAATTTGAGTCAAGGGCAGCGGCAATTATTAGCGATTGCCAGAGTCATCTTAGCCAAGCCGTCCTTGCTTATTTTAGATGAGGCGACAAGCAGTATCGATACGAGAACAGAGCTTCATATTCAAGCGGCCATGTTATCCTTAATGGAGAATCGGACCAGCTTTATCATTGCCCACCGCTTGAATACGATTCGTGACGCCGATACCATCATGGTGATTGACCATGGTGAAATAATTGAAAAAGGCAGTCATGATGAGCTCTTACAGGCACAAGGCAGATACCATCAAATGTTTGATAATCAATTTAAAAATATTGAGGGTGCTTTGGACTAA
- a CDS encoding ABC transporter permease subunit produces MNIFFHELKAYRKSTLIWTVSLILVTLLFMSMFPAFARDAEEFKKLLEGYPEGVRKAIGLNLDNLFSILGFYCYALSFITLCGAIQAMNLGTSIVSKEVREKTADFLLTKPVTRTTILTSKLLAAFVSLVITNVFYLAAASVIASQVKTEDFSFKLLILLSLTVFFIQLIFLALGIIISVVVPKIKSVLTVSLSTVFAFYFLGMISASSGVKGKRFLSPFKYFDTAYILKHSAYEAPFIIAGLAIVLVAIGASYLVYTKKDIHAV; encoded by the coding sequence ATGAATATCTTTTTCCATGAGTTAAAGGCATACCGGAAGTCTACGCTGATTTGGACGGTCTCGCTCATCCTGGTCACTTTGTTGTTCATGTCCATGTTTCCTGCTTTTGCCCGTGATGCGGAGGAATTCAAGAAGCTTTTGGAGGGCTATCCAGAAGGCGTTCGGAAGGCAATTGGGCTCAATCTAGATAATTTGTTTTCGATTCTCGGATTCTATTGCTATGCGTTATCGTTTATCACCCTTTGCGGTGCAATTCAGGCTATGAATCTTGGAACGTCCATTGTCAGCAAGGAGGTCCGTGAGAAGACGGCAGATTTTTTGTTAACGAAGCCCGTGACCCGGACAACGATTCTCACTTCTAAGCTACTGGCGGCATTTGTTTCACTCGTAATCACAAATGTGTTTTATTTAGCAGCGGCAAGTGTTATCGCCTCACAAGTTAAAACAGAGGATTTCAGCTTCAAACTGTTGATACTTCTTTCGCTCACTGTCTTTTTTATTCAACTAATCTTTCTAGCGCTGGGAATCATTATTTCAGTTGTGGTACCTAAAATTAAATCGGTGTTGACCGTATCGCTAAGCACGGTGTTTGCCTTTTATTTTTTAGGGATGATTAGTGCAAGTTCCGGTGTGAAAGGGAAACGATTTTTATCTCCCTTTAAATATTTTGATACGGCTTATATTTTGAAACACTCTGCTTATGAAGCGCCATTTATCATAGCAGGATTGGCCATTGTTTTAGTCGCCATCGGTGCAAGCTATTTAGTTTATACCAAAAAGGACATCCATGCTGTGTAA
- a CDS encoding branched-chain amino acid ABC transporter permease, with protein MEQFIQQLVNGISLGSIYALIALGYTMVYGIVKLINFAHGDVFMVGAFIGFYSITILDLGFFPALVISMAACAIFGVLIERIAYKPLRNATRIAALITAIGVSLFIEYGTIYARGAQPEAYPSNLVPIKSLDVFGVKISGQSILILGTSLVLMILLQFIVHKTKIGKAMRAVSHDMDAARLMGINVNNTISATFAIGSALAGAAGVIFGMYYTKIEPLMGIIPGLKAFVAAVLGGIGIIPGAMAGGLVLGTIEAFVSAAGYSLWRDGVAFIVLILILIFKPAGLFGKNVREKV; from the coding sequence ATGGAACAGTTTATACAACAATTAGTCAACGGAATATCCCTGGGGAGTATATATGCGTTAATTGCCCTAGGCTACACGATGGTATACGGTATCGTCAAACTGATTAATTTTGCCCATGGGGATGTCTTCATGGTCGGTGCATTTATAGGCTTTTATTCTATTACTATTTTAGATTTAGGATTTTTCCCTGCTTTAGTTATTTCCATGGCAGCTTGTGCTATCTTCGGGGTACTAATTGAACGGATTGCGTACAAGCCATTGCGGAATGCGACAAGAATAGCAGCTCTCATTACAGCCATTGGGGTGTCCTTGTTTATTGAATATGGAACGATTTATGCTCGTGGTGCACAGCCAGAAGCGTATCCAAGTAATTTGGTCCCAATCAAGAGCTTAGATGTGTTTGGGGTAAAAATTAGTGGACAATCCATCCTTATTCTAGGAACATCCTTAGTTTTAATGATTCTTCTGCAATTCATTGTTCATAAAACGAAAATTGGAAAAGCGATGCGTGCCGTTTCTCATGATATGGATGCAGCAAGATTGATGGGGATTAACGTAAATAACACTATTTCTGCTACCTTCGCTATCGGTTCTGCTCTAGCAGGTGCAGCTGGGGTTATTTTTGGAATGTATTATACGAAGATTGAACCGCTGATGGGGATTATCCCAGGGCTGAAAGCTTTCGTTGCTGCTGTTTTGGGCGGAATCGGAATTATTCCAGGAGCGATGGCAGGCGGATTAGTTTTAGGTACAATTGAAGCGTTTGTTAGTGCGGCAGGCTATTCTTTATGGCGTGATGGAGTTGCATTCATTGTCCTCATCTTAATTTTAATCTTCAAACCAGCAGGCTTATTTGGTAAAAATGTCAGGGAAAAGGTATAG
- a CDS encoding ABC transporter substrate-binding protein translates to MRKKKLAGIFMSMMVAAGVMAGCNSTTSGDGGGGDTIKIGANLELSGGVASYGQSEKEGIDLAIEEINKKGIDGKKLKLVTFDNKSEASEATSGALKLATQDKVAAIIGAATSTNTLAQVQIAQDNKIPLITPTGTNPTITNKDGKVSDFVFRTCFIDPFQGTVAANFAAKELKVKTAAILIDSSSDYAKGLADSFKKAFKKNGGKIVSEEAYVAKDTDFHATLTNIKAANPEYVFIPGYYEEVGLIIKQAREIGLNVPLMGGDGWDSPTLVKIAGGAEPLKNTFITNHYSSGDSDKKVQDFVNAFKAKYDGKSPDAFNALGYDTVYFIADAIKRAGSSDSKKLQKALAETDGLELVSGKMKLDKNHDPIKAAVILEYVNGEQQFKVKVNP, encoded by the coding sequence ATGAGAAAGAAAAAATTAGCTGGTATTTTTATGTCAATGATGGTAGCAGCAGGCGTGATGGCAGGATGTAACTCTACAACTAGCGGTGATGGTGGTGGAGGAGATACGATTAAAATTGGAGCAAACCTTGAATTGTCTGGTGGGGTCGCTTCTTACGGCCAATCAGAAAAAGAAGGTATCGACCTTGCTATCGAAGAAATCAACAAAAAAGGTATTGATGGAAAGAAACTAAAGCTTGTTACGTTTGACAATAAGTCAGAGGCATCTGAAGCAACAAGTGGTGCGCTTAAATTAGCTACTCAAGACAAAGTGGCTGCAATTATTGGTGCAGCAACAAGTACAAATACGCTTGCACAAGTACAAATTGCTCAAGATAATAAGATCCCATTAATTACACCAACTGGTACAAATCCTACAATCACAAATAAAGATGGAAAAGTAAGTGACTTTGTTTTCCGTACATGCTTTATCGACCCATTCCAAGGTACGGTTGCGGCGAACTTTGCAGCGAAAGAATTAAAGGTAAAGACAGCGGCGATCCTTATTGACAGTTCTAGTGACTATGCAAAAGGACTTGCAGATTCGTTCAAAAAAGCATTTAAGAAAAATGGCGGAAAAATCGTTTCTGAAGAAGCATACGTGGCAAAGGATACAGATTTCCACGCTACTTTAACAAATATCAAGGCAGCAAATCCGGAATATGTATTCATTCCTGGATACTATGAAGAAGTAGGTCTAATCATTAAGCAAGCTCGTGAAATTGGTCTAAATGTACCATTAATGGGTGGCGACGGCTGGGATTCACCTACTCTAGTAAAAATTGCTGGCGGCGCGGAACCATTAAAGAACACATTTATTACTAACCACTATTCATCAGGTGATAGTGATAAGAAAGTACAAGACTTTGTTAATGCCTTCAAAGCAAAATATGATGGCAAATCACCAGATGCGTTCAATGCTTTAGGTTATGACACAGTGTACTTTATTGCTGATGCAATTAAGCGTGCAGGAAGCAGCGATTCGAAGAAACTTCAGAAGGCCTTGGCTGAAACAGATGGACTTGAGCTTGTTTCAGGAAAAATGAAGCTTGATAAAAATCACGATCCAATCAAGGCAGCTGTTATCCTTGAGTATGTAAACGGCGAACAACAATTTAAAGTGAAAGTAAATCCTTAA
- a CDS encoding ABC transporter permease subunit has protein sequence MNIFIKELKSHRKSLIFWCIGVFLMVASGMNKYSSLYSSGQSMNELMADMPKSLQAIMGVGSFDLSKASGYYGMLFMYLVLMATIHAAMLGATIIAKEERDKTTEFLFVKPVSREKIITAKLLAAITNIVIFNLVTFASSVIIVGKVSDGEKVNGEIAVTMLGMFLLQLLFMVVGSAISAVKKQPKTAASLATAILLLTFVLSMVIDLNENLDLLKYLTPFKYFEAKHMMVGDGLEIVSIFLSLFLIMALTYGTYLFYKKKDLNG, from the coding sequence ATGAATATTTTTATAAAAGAATTAAAGTCTCATCGAAAGTCACTCATCTTTTGGTGCATTGGTGTATTTCTCATGGTTGCGTCCGGTATGAATAAATATTCTAGTTTGTATTCATCAGGGCAATCGATGAATGAGTTGATGGCCGATATGCCTAAGTCCCTTCAGGCGATTATGGGGGTCGGTAGCTTTGATTTATCCAAGGCTAGTGGTTATTATGGCATGCTGTTTATGTATTTGGTCTTGATGGCAACCATTCATGCTGCAATGCTGGGCGCTACTATTATTGCAAAAGAGGAACGGGATAAAACGACTGAGTTTTTATTCGTTAAACCCGTATCAAGGGAAAAGATCATCACGGCTAAGCTGCTGGCAGCAATAACGAATATCGTTATTTTTAACCTTGTTACGTTTGCTTCATCGGTGATCATCGTTGGGAAAGTCAGCGACGGCGAAAAGGTAAACGGGGAGATTGCTGTAACAATGCTGGGAATGTTTTTATTACAACTTCTGTTTATGGTGGTTGGCAGTGCCATCTCTGCCGTTAAAAAGCAGCCGAAAACAGCGGCCTCCTTAGCAACAGCCATTCTTTTGCTTACGTTTGTTCTATCAATGGTCATTGATTTGAATGAGAATCTGGACCTTCTTAAATATTTGACCCCTTTTAAATATTTTGAAGCAAAGCATATGATGGTTGGTGATGGGCTGGAGATTGTATCTATTTTCCTATCGCTCTTCCTCATTATGGCCCTTACGTATGGGACGTATCTTTTTTATAAAAAGAAAGATTTAAATGGGTAA